In Hydrogenimonas thermophila, the genomic window TATAACTATTTTATAAATTTTATTCCTAAAGCAATAAGTGCTGATATTCATTTTAGAATAATTCCTGATGGTATTGCTAATCTTTCACTTCATCCACTCTCTTTTTCAAAATATGCTTGGCATTGTCTAAGAAAAGTAAGACAGATATTTTTATCTGAACTTAATTATAGATGCTTTAATGGAGATCGTTTAGGTACACAAGCAGATTTTATTGATAGAATATATGTTTTACCAGGATTTGATCATCCTTATGATTCATCAAAGGTCAAAGAACTTCCTTCTCTTATAAATTGTAAAGTTTCCAAGACTAAAATCAATAGAGAAAAAAGTGCTTTAATAGTTGGACAATGGTTAGTTGATTTTGGACAGTTAACTGAAAAGGAAGCTTTAGAGATTAAGTTATCCATATATAATTGGCTAAAAGAAAATGGTATTAAACAAATTTATTTTAAACCACATCCACGTGATAGCCGCTATGAACTGATGATGCCTGATTATAAGATAATTGATACAAAGAAACCTATAGAGTTAATTATGTCACAACAATATTTTGATATCGTTATTAGTGTAAATTCTACTGCATTATTTACAGCAAAAATGATTTATGGTGATTCAGCACGTGTATTATCATTTGGTCTATCTAAATTAAAGTTTAAGTCATTAAAAATGAGAAAAGGCTTAATAAAACAGATGGAAAAGTTAGGAATGGAGATTTTATGATATTGGCTTCTAAGTTTATGTTATTTGGTTTCTATCTATTTTCATTTTCATATGTACTTTCAAAGGCTTTTGCCAATATTTCTTTAGCAATATTTTTTATAGGTTACATTTGGACTTTAAAGATACAATGGCAACATTTTTTAAAAGATCCTCTTTTTAAACTTTCTATAATATGGTTT contains:
- a CDS encoding polysialyltransferase family glycosyltransferase; its protein translation is MSKRAAVFFIASPLHYLAAQSIMRHFENDADGYIFYVKPMLEEIIDKAQWFETAYMPWPRHDPLPGLFGRMRRIRENLHKVVSRVKDYESIHIHAHEYDTEAYNYFINFIPKAISADIHFRIIPDGIANLSLHPLSFSKYAWHCLRKVRQIFLSELNYRCFNGDRLGTQADFIDRIYVLPGFDHPYDSSKVKELPSLINCKVSKTKINREKSALIVGQWLVDFGQLTEKEALEIKLSIYNWLKENGIKQIYFKPHPRDSRYELMMPDYKIIDTKKPIELIMSQQYFDIVISVNSTALFTAKMIYGDSARVLSFGLSKLKFKSLKMRKGLIKQMEKLGMEIL